The DNA segment TCTGCCTTGCCTTACGCGCGCGAAGCGCGCCTAGCTCTCCCTCGTCGTCGATACCCGGCGTGTCGATCAGCGCTATTGGTCCCAGCGGCAGAAGCTCCATCGCCTTATAAACGGGATCGGTCGTCGTCCCTTTAACTTCTGAAACAATGGCGATCTCCTGTCCGATTAAGGCGTTCATCAGACTTGATTTTCCCGCGTTGCGCTTGCCAAAAATTCCAATATGAACGCGGTTTGCGAGCGGCGTTTCGTTTAAGCTCATCGGCTCCGCCTTTTTGCTTGCGCGGCTAAGCGATCGCCAAAACGGACGCTATCGCCGTTTGTCGTCGATACGCCTCTGCCGATCGCGCGGATTTTGCCGCTTATGCAACCTCTGCAATGAAGCGGCGTATCGTCTAAACATATCTTGCCCGGATATAGACGATAAAGCCGCCGATACTCGCCTTCCGTTACTACGGGCATCACCACGTTGGCGCCGCTTTGCAAAGCTCTGATCCGTCCGTTTCGATCTAGCGTCTCCATCGCGGTGGAAGCGGGGATATTTATCATCGGCAGCAGCAACCTAACCAGCGCCATAACTTTTAACGCTAAAATAAAATCGCCTTGCGGCGCTTTGCTAAGCGGAGTTTGCTCGTTTGGTATAAACGGACCTATGCCTATCATATCAAAGTCGCTCTCCTTAAAAAATAAAATGTCGTCCGCAATGGACGAAATAGTTTGATCGGGCAGACCCACAAGCGATCCGCTACCCGTTTCATAACCTAGTTTTCTTAACGTTTTCAAGCAGTCGAATCTGTTTTGATGACTCATTGAAGGGTGAAGTTTTTTATAAAGCCGCGCGTTGGTAGTCTCTATGCGTAGTAGATAGCGATTTGCTCCCGCCTCTTTATACGCGGCGTATTCCTCCTCGCTCTTTTCGCCAAGACTTAACGTAACGTGCGCGCCAGCTTCTCTTATCGATCGTATTACCTCGCAAAACTCGTCCAACTTATACGCGCCGCTTTCGCCCGATTGCAACACGATTGTCTTATATCCGTAAGCGATCGCTTTACGCGCGAGTTCC comes from the Helicobacteraceae bacterium genome and includes:
- the hydE gene encoding [FeFe] hydrogenase H-cluster radical SAM maturase HydE — its product is MSYIDRRAIGIVQKAFYTSALTHREIVAILSSNEYDDALFFHADLARKTRNGNDVHLKGLLEFSNICVRNCYYCGLRRQNKSLKRYALKPEAIAELARKAIAYGYKTIVLQSGESGAYKLDEFCEVIRSIREAGAHVTLSLGEKSEEEYAAYKEAGANRYLLRIETTNARLYKKLHPSMSHQNRFDCLKTLRKLGYETGSGSLVGLPDQTISSIADDILFFKESDFDMIGIGPFIPNEQTPLSKAPQGDFILALKVMALVRLLLPMINIPASTAMETLDRNGRIRALQSGANVVMPVVTEGEYRRLYRLYPGKICLDDTPLHCRGCISGKIRAIGRGVSTTNGDSVRFGDRLAAQAKRRSR